A single genomic interval of Zingiber officinale cultivar Zhangliang chromosome 4A, Zo_v1.1, whole genome shotgun sequence harbors:
- the LOC121970183 gene encoding polyadenylate-binding protein-interacting protein 4-like isoform X1 encodes MNPQQGRASTNGYSRRRVDTMTGSKMENKMQPKKSASPNFAGKITGPSRDRLIYVLSFLIGHHVEVHVKNGSIISGIFHATNADRDFEIVLKMAQVVKDASMREQKSSRDNITTPQLMIVPTRELVQLLAKDVSLDEFTKGHSNEKGKDLLIDSVISHSHHLETERELTPWIPDEDDPECPELENIFDGTLDRNWDQFEANAALFGVKSTFNEEIYTTKLERGPQMKEREKVASRIVREIEGQEAHDFHQAEERGFNFHDDLDEESRYSSVCRESNDTRFRETENTCNSEIFSGSVGVVTSKSYPEPSSTEVCSEVQALQNETLASSTSSSLDEDKYLHTDKDLGIYPVSDCNHQASDRITQRSPPLDGESRLDSNQKDQSDKIENIVQDSRASEGGFEGLSANGTLCNPSSSSQGDITNEPSDSQVLVNVSTAIKSVASRVRPGSSSNHVPADSAPNQPGLSPSSSSGSLSSEKSTLNVNAKEFKLNPNAKSFTPSTSARPQAEVSDGSFYYPNNVASLQPMHGLPVGMGVAPFGHQPVFYNPHAPPMQSSQAYIHPNGSMYGQQMIVGQPPQFYYVQGYPPEMQHKGRKY; translated from the exons ATGAATCCTCAACAAGGTAGGGCATCTACTAATGGATATAGCCGCCGAAGAGTTGATACAATGACAGGGTCTAAGATGGAGAATAAGATGCAACCAAAGAAGTCAGCCTCTCCTAACTTTG CAGGAAAAATTACAGGCCCATCACGTGATCGGCTGATATATGTTTTGTCATTTTTGATTGGTCACCATGTTGAAGTCCATGTGAAAAATGGATCTATAATTTCAGGAATCTTTCATGCAACAAATGCTGATAGAGACTTTG AAATTGTTCTGAAAATGGCTCAAGTGGTTAAGGATGCCTCCATGAGAGAGCAGAAGTCTTCACGTGATAATATCACAACCCCTCAGCTAATGATTGTGCCTACACGGGAACTTGTTCAACTTCTTGCAAAG GATGTGTCACTTGATGAATTCACCAAGGGACATTCCAATGAGAAGGGCAAAGATCTCTTGATTGATTCTGTTATTTCTCATTCTCATCATCTAGAGACAGAAAGAGAGCTGACGCCTTGGATCCCTGATGAAGATGATCCTGAATGTCCTGAGCTGGAGAACATATTTGATGGAACACTGGATAG GAACTGGGATCAATTTGAAGCAAATGCTGCTTTGTTTGGAGTAAAGAGCACATTTAATGAGGAAATTTATACTACTAAGCTTGAAAGAGGTCCTCAAATGAAAGAGCGTGAAAAAGTAGCTTCAAGAATAGTTAGAGAAATAGAAGGACAGGAAGCCCATGATTTTCATCAAGCTGAG GAAAGAGGCTTTAACTTCCATGATGATCTTGATGAGGAGAGTAGATATTCGTCTGTATGTAGGGAAAGCAATGATACTAGATTCAGAGAAACTGAGAACACCTGCAATTCTGAAATATTTTCAGGATCTGTAGGTGTCGTGACTTCTAAATCATACCCTGAACCTTCAAGCACCGAAGTCTGTAGTGAAGTGCAGGCATTGCAGAATGAAACTTTGGCATCATCTACTAGTTCATCACTG GATGAGGATAAATACTTGCACACTGACAAGGATTTAGGTATCTATCCTGTTAGTGATTGTAATCACCAAGCATCTGACCGTATTACCCAGAGGTCCCCACCCTTGGATGGTGAGAGCAG GTTGGACTCAAATCAGAAAGACCAAAGTGACAAGATCGAGAATATA GTTCAAGATTCTCGGGCATCTGAAG GAGGGTTTGAAGGATTATCTGCAAATGGAACTTTGTGTAATCCTTCATCTTCTAGTCAAGGAGATATAACTAATGAACCTTCAGATTCTCAAGTCCTTGTTAATGTGTCTACTGCTATCAAATCAGTAGCTTCTAGGGTAAGACCAGGTAGTTCTTCAAACCATGTGCCTGCTGATAGTGCACCAAATCAGCCTGGTTTATCCCCAAGCTCCTCCAGTGGATCACTTTCATCTGAAAAATCAACTCTTAACGTGAATGCTAAG GAATTTAAACTCAATCCAAATGCTAAGAGTTTTACTCCGTCAACATCTGCAAGGCCACAAGCAGAAGTATCTGATGGGTCTTTCTATTATCCTAATAATGTAGCTTCTCTTCAACCTATGCACGGTCTACCTGTAGGAATGGGG GTTGCTCCATTTGGCCATCAGCCTGTTTTTTACAATCCTCATGCTCCACCAATGCAATCCTCCCAAGCATATATTCACCCTAACGGGTCAATG TATGGGCAGCAAATGATTGTCGGACAGCCTCCACAATTTTATTATGTGCAAGGCTATCCTCCT GAGATGCAGCATAAAGGGAGGAAATATTGA
- the LOC121970183 gene encoding polyadenylate-binding protein-interacting protein 4-like isoform X2 has product MNPQQGRASTNGYSRRRVDTMTGSKMENKMQPKKSASPNFGKITGPSRDRLIYVLSFLIGHHVEVHVKNGSIISGIFHATNADRDFEIVLKMAQVVKDASMREQKSSRDNITTPQLMIVPTRELVQLLAKDVSLDEFTKGHSNEKGKDLLIDSVISHSHHLETERELTPWIPDEDDPECPELENIFDGTLDRNWDQFEANAALFGVKSTFNEEIYTTKLERGPQMKEREKVASRIVREIEGQEAHDFHQAEERGFNFHDDLDEESRYSSVCRESNDTRFRETENTCNSEIFSGSVGVVTSKSYPEPSSTEVCSEVQALQNETLASSTSSSLDEDKYLHTDKDLGIYPVSDCNHQASDRITQRSPPLDGESRLDSNQKDQSDKIENIVQDSRASEGGFEGLSANGTLCNPSSSSQGDITNEPSDSQVLVNVSTAIKSVASRVRPGSSSNHVPADSAPNQPGLSPSSSSGSLSSEKSTLNVNAKEFKLNPNAKSFTPSTSARPQAEVSDGSFYYPNNVASLQPMHGLPVGMGVAPFGHQPVFYNPHAPPMQSSQAYIHPNGSMYGQQMIVGQPPQFYYVQGYPPEMQHKGRKY; this is encoded by the exons ATGAATCCTCAACAAGGTAGGGCATCTACTAATGGATATAGCCGCCGAAGAGTTGATACAATGACAGGGTCTAAGATGGAGAATAAGATGCAACCAAAGAAGTCAGCCTCTCCTAACTTTG GAAAAATTACAGGCCCATCACGTGATCGGCTGATATATGTTTTGTCATTTTTGATTGGTCACCATGTTGAAGTCCATGTGAAAAATGGATCTATAATTTCAGGAATCTTTCATGCAACAAATGCTGATAGAGACTTTG AAATTGTTCTGAAAATGGCTCAAGTGGTTAAGGATGCCTCCATGAGAGAGCAGAAGTCTTCACGTGATAATATCACAACCCCTCAGCTAATGATTGTGCCTACACGGGAACTTGTTCAACTTCTTGCAAAG GATGTGTCACTTGATGAATTCACCAAGGGACATTCCAATGAGAAGGGCAAAGATCTCTTGATTGATTCTGTTATTTCTCATTCTCATCATCTAGAGACAGAAAGAGAGCTGACGCCTTGGATCCCTGATGAAGATGATCCTGAATGTCCTGAGCTGGAGAACATATTTGATGGAACACTGGATAG GAACTGGGATCAATTTGAAGCAAATGCTGCTTTGTTTGGAGTAAAGAGCACATTTAATGAGGAAATTTATACTACTAAGCTTGAAAGAGGTCCTCAAATGAAAGAGCGTGAAAAAGTAGCTTCAAGAATAGTTAGAGAAATAGAAGGACAGGAAGCCCATGATTTTCATCAAGCTGAG GAAAGAGGCTTTAACTTCCATGATGATCTTGATGAGGAGAGTAGATATTCGTCTGTATGTAGGGAAAGCAATGATACTAGATTCAGAGAAACTGAGAACACCTGCAATTCTGAAATATTTTCAGGATCTGTAGGTGTCGTGACTTCTAAATCATACCCTGAACCTTCAAGCACCGAAGTCTGTAGTGAAGTGCAGGCATTGCAGAATGAAACTTTGGCATCATCTACTAGTTCATCACTG GATGAGGATAAATACTTGCACACTGACAAGGATTTAGGTATCTATCCTGTTAGTGATTGTAATCACCAAGCATCTGACCGTATTACCCAGAGGTCCCCACCCTTGGATGGTGAGAGCAG GTTGGACTCAAATCAGAAAGACCAAAGTGACAAGATCGAGAATATA GTTCAAGATTCTCGGGCATCTGAAG GAGGGTTTGAAGGATTATCTGCAAATGGAACTTTGTGTAATCCTTCATCTTCTAGTCAAGGAGATATAACTAATGAACCTTCAGATTCTCAAGTCCTTGTTAATGTGTCTACTGCTATCAAATCAGTAGCTTCTAGGGTAAGACCAGGTAGTTCTTCAAACCATGTGCCTGCTGATAGTGCACCAAATCAGCCTGGTTTATCCCCAAGCTCCTCCAGTGGATCACTTTCATCTGAAAAATCAACTCTTAACGTGAATGCTAAG GAATTTAAACTCAATCCAAATGCTAAGAGTTTTACTCCGTCAACATCTGCAAGGCCACAAGCAGAAGTATCTGATGGGTCTTTCTATTATCCTAATAATGTAGCTTCTCTTCAACCTATGCACGGTCTACCTGTAGGAATGGGG GTTGCTCCATTTGGCCATCAGCCTGTTTTTTACAATCCTCATGCTCCACCAATGCAATCCTCCCAAGCATATATTCACCCTAACGGGTCAATG TATGGGCAGCAAATGATTGTCGGACAGCCTCCACAATTTTATTATGTGCAAGGCTATCCTCCT GAGATGCAGCATAAAGGGAGGAAATATTGA